Proteins from a single region of Desulfobacter postgatei 2ac9:
- a CDS encoding TetR/AcrR family transcriptional regulator gives MNLPTRRKEMMNRLLKEQVVKTVLAMIHEGTPVTMDKVAFRCGVSKGTVYNYFKNKKDLLNTVHEAVIIPIKKESCKIFEKKIPPMEKIYGFVENVFNFQKEYPLYFKFIQSQRSAAAAVTERMDLIIIPLVNICREGMHQGQFMDADPYVMAAMIFGTVVGPLESLTYREDALQDLEKLKQEIVRFLDKSILKEQERSL, from the coding sequence ATGAATTTGCCCACAAGAAGAAAAGAGATGATGAACCGCCTGCTCAAGGAGCAGGTGGTAAAAACCGTGCTGGCAATGATCCATGAAGGGACACCCGTTACCATGGACAAGGTGGCGTTCAGGTGCGGTGTGTCCAAAGGAACCGTGTACAATTATTTTAAAAACAAAAAAGACCTGTTGAACACTGTCCATGAGGCTGTGATCATTCCCATTAAAAAGGAATCATGCAAAATATTTGAAAAAAAGATTCCACCCATGGAAAAAATATACGGGTTCGTGGAGAATGTGTTTAATTTTCAGAAAGAGTACCCACTTTATTTTAAATTTATCCAGAGCCAGCGTTCGGCAGCTGCTGCCGTCACCGAGCGCATGGATCTCATCATCATCCCCCTGGTTAACATCTGCCGGGAAGGCATGCACCAGGGGCAGTTTATGGATGCGGACCCCTATGTCATGGCAGCCATGATATTCGGTACGGTGGTGGGTCCTTTGGAGTCCCTGACTTACCGGGAGGATGCGCTCCAGGATTTGGAAAAACTCAAACAGGAAATAGTCCGCTTTCTGGACAAAAGTATACTTAAGGAACAGGAGAGATCGTTATGA
- a CDS encoding efflux RND transporter periplasmic adaptor subunit, whose translation MKRFLLGFITAVLIGGGYLYFTGQLSLPWAGAKKSQASPQPQQTHAQSAQARPPVEVAVYTVKPQEVVLTKDLAGRTSAYQVAEIRPQVTGIILKRMFTQGSLVNKGQQLYQIDPSTYKAAYESAAASLVRAEADVKAAEPKLARYSRLVKMGGVSRQVYDDTVAALAQAKADVAVAKANLATAKINLDYTKVFSPISGRIGKSSVTEGALVTANQTTALAVVQNLDQIYVDVNQSSEELMALKKGLNNSEQNSMVSLFIGKESTPYDLKGKLLFSDATVDQGTGMVQLRILFPNPEKELLPGLFVRARVEQSRQDKAIAVPQQAVVRNADGSVSVWVVNEQNTVEYQPVEVSQAVKDQWVVSAGLSPGDRVVVEGLQKISPQAKVTTVEYKASTNS comes from the coding sequence ATGAAGCGTTTTTTGCTTGGTTTTATCACGGCCGTACTCATTGGCGGCGGATACTTGTATTTTACGGGACAGCTTTCGCTGCCGTGGGCAGGGGCAAAAAAAAGCCAGGCGTCACCCCAGCCCCAGCAGACACATGCTCAGTCTGCCCAGGCCCGTCCCCCGGTTGAAGTGGCGGTTTATACGGTCAAGCCCCAGGAAGTTGTATTGACTAAGGATCTGGCCGGCAGAACGTCTGCATACCAGGTGGCTGAAATTCGTCCCCAGGTAACAGGCATCATACTTAAACGGATGTTTACCCAGGGCAGTTTGGTTAACAAAGGGCAGCAGCTTTATCAAATTGATCCCTCCACCTACAAGGCCGCATATGAATCTGCAGCCGCGAGTCTGGTTCGCGCCGAGGCCGACGTCAAGGCAGCGGAGCCCAAACTTGCCCGGTACAGCCGGTTGGTTAAAATGGGCGGTGTCAGCCGCCAGGTTTATGACGATACCGTGGCAGCCCTGGCCCAGGCCAAGGCTGACGTGGCTGTTGCCAAAGCAAATCTGGCCACCGCAAAAATCAATCTGGACTATACCAAGGTGTTTTCGCCTATATCCGGGCGCATCGGCAAGTCATCGGTGACCGAAGGCGCTTTGGTGACGGCCAATCAAACTACCGCCCTCGCTGTGGTGCAGAATCTGGACCAGATTTATGTAGACGTAAACCAGTCCAGCGAGGAGCTCATGGCGCTTAAGAAAGGCCTGAACAATTCTGAACAGAACTCTATGGTCAGCCTGTTCATCGGAAAGGAGAGCACCCCCTATGACCTGAAGGGCAAACTGCTGTTCTCCGATGCCACGGTGGACCAGGGCACCGGGATGGTCCAGTTGAGGATACTGTTCCCCAACCCTGAAAAGGAACTTCTGCCGGGCCTGTTTGTCCGTGCCAGGGTAGAGCAGTCCCGCCAGGATAAAGCCATTGCCGTTCCCCAGCAGGCTGTGGTGCGCAATGCGGACGGGTCTGTTTCCGTGTGGGTTGTGAATGAGCAAAATACGGTTGAATATCAGCCGGTTGAAGTCTCTCAGGCAGTCAAGGACCAGTGGGTGGTCTCTGCCGGCCTCTCCCCCGGTGACCGGGTGGTGGTTGAGGGGTTGCAGAAAATCAGCCCCCAGGCCAAGGTTACGACCGTGGAATACAAAGCATCCACCAACTCATGA
- a CDS encoding efflux RND transporter permease subunit produces the protein MSRFFIDRPIFAWVIAIVIMLSGLFAVLTLPVEQYPKIAPPSITISTMYPGASAQVVEDSVTQVIEQALTGIDYLRYFSSSSESSGQLTISLTFEPEADPDIAQVQVQNKISKVESLLPQEVQQQGLTVQKASDSFLLLVGLYSEDGTYRGDDLSDYLKSNMADPVSRVQGVGDLTVFGSQYAMRIWVNPEKLNAFSLMPSDVVSAIQARNADVSSGQLGGAPAIKGQQINAVVTAQSKLQTVEDFEKVLVKVNPDGSQVRVKDVAKVEKGPERYGFNTRYNRNPAAAMAISLATGANALDTAERVKDKVKELSQFLPPGLEVIFPYDTTPFVRLSIEEVVKTLLEAIVLVFLVMYLFLQSFRATLIPTIAVPVVLLGTFAVLSAFGFSINTLSMFAMVLAIGLLVDDAIVVVENVERVMSETGKSPKEATRESMDQITGALVGIAMVLSAVFIPMAFFSGSTGAIYRQFSLTLVSAMALSVLVALVLTPALCSTLLKPVKKGHHEHKRGFFAWFNKGFDLSKAMYKSSVRYSASRAVRFLVVYALIIVGLIYIFKGIPTGFLPDEDQGMMMTIISAPPGATMERTQKAVNKVEDYFLDQEKGNVKGLFTVVGYSHSGRGQNVAMGFMNLTDWSLRHRPDQKAAAIAGRAMASMFSIKDASVYAFIPPAILALGDATGFDFELVDRGGLGHTALMNARNQMLGMAAQNPKLVGVRPNGLSDVPQYKLHIDYEKAEALGVTTANITNVLQTAWGSSYVNDFMDGNRLKKVYIQGDQGSRMLPEDIDRWHVRNNQGTMVPFSSFTYGEWTYGSPRLERYNGTSSVEILGAPAPGVSSGEAMTIVEDMAQKLPKGIFLEWTGLSYEERMAGSQSGMLYAISLLFVFLCLAALYESWSIPFSVMLVVPLGIIGSVVATKLAGLSNDVYFQIALLTTVGLAAKNAILIVEFAKSLYESGIELVQSAVIAAELRLRPILMTSFAFILGVTPLAISDGAGSASQNAIGIGVIGGMLAATTLAIIFVPLFFVLIERGSEKKKQAKIGQGE, from the coding sequence ATGTCTCGTTTTTTTATAGATCGGCCCATCTTTGCATGGGTTATTGCAATTGTCATCATGCTGTCCGGGCTGTTTGCCGTGCTCACTCTGCCGGTGGAACAATATCCCAAGATTGCCCCGCCCAGCATTACCATTTCAACCATGTACCCAGGCGCCTCCGCCCAGGTGGTGGAAGACAGTGTCACCCAGGTCATTGAGCAGGCCCTGACCGGCATTGATTATTTAAGATATTTCTCTTCATCCAGTGAATCCAGCGGCCAGCTCACCATCAGCCTGACCTTTGAACCGGAAGCGGATCCGGATATTGCCCAGGTTCAGGTGCAGAATAAAATATCAAAAGTGGAAAGTCTGCTGCCCCAGGAAGTTCAGCAGCAGGGCCTGACCGTCCAGAAGGCCTCTGACAGCTTTCTTTTGTTGGTCGGATTGTACTCCGAAGACGGCACCTATAGGGGTGATGATCTCTCCGATTATCTTAAATCCAACATGGCGGATCCGGTTTCCCGCGTACAGGGGGTGGGCGATTTAACCGTGTTCGGCTCCCAGTACGCCATGCGGATATGGGTTAATCCGGAAAAACTCAACGCGTTTAGCCTGATGCCCTCGGATGTTGTTTCTGCCATCCAGGCGCGAAACGCCGACGTCTCATCCGGTCAGCTTGGCGGTGCCCCGGCCATCAAAGGCCAGCAGATCAATGCCGTTGTGACGGCCCAGTCCAAACTGCAGACGGTGGAAGATTTTGAAAAGGTTTTGGTCAAGGTCAACCCGGACGGATCCCAGGTCCGGGTGAAGGATGTGGCCAAAGTGGAAAAGGGACCTGAAAGATACGGGTTCAACACCCGATATAACCGGAATCCTGCCGCAGCCATGGCTATCAGTCTTGCCACCGGCGCCAATGCCCTTGATACGGCCGAACGGGTCAAAGATAAAGTTAAGGAATTAAGCCAGTTCCTGCCTCCGGGACTGGAAGTTATTTTTCCCTATGATACCACGCCCTTTGTCCGGCTCTCCATCGAAGAAGTTGTCAAGACCCTGTTAGAAGCCATTGTGCTGGTGTTCCTGGTCATGTATCTGTTTTTGCAAAGCTTTCGGGCAACGTTAATCCCAACCATTGCGGTGCCGGTGGTATTGCTCGGCACTTTTGCCGTTTTGTCGGCATTTGGGTTCAGTATCAATACATTGTCCATGTTTGCCATGGTCCTTGCCATCGGGCTTCTGGTGGATGATGCCATTGTTGTGGTTGAAAACGTGGAGCGGGTGATGTCCGAAACCGGTAAATCCCCCAAAGAAGCCACCCGGGAGTCCATGGATCAGATCACCGGCGCCCTTGTGGGTATTGCCATGGTGCTGTCTGCGGTGTTTATTCCCATGGCGTTTTTCTCCGGCTCCACCGGTGCCATCTATCGTCAGTTTTCACTGACCCTGGTATCGGCTATGGCGCTTTCAGTGCTTGTGGCCCTGGTTTTGACCCCTGCGCTTTGCTCCACACTGCTCAAACCTGTGAAAAAAGGGCACCATGAACATAAACGCGGCTTTTTCGCCTGGTTCAACAAAGGCTTTGACCTCAGCAAGGCCATGTATAAATCCAGTGTCAGGTATTCAGCCTCCCGGGCGGTAAGATTCCTGGTCGTCTATGCACTGATCATTGTGGGACTGATTTACATTTTTAAAGGGATCCCCACAGGATTTTTGCCTGACGAAGATCAGGGCATGATGATGACCATCATCTCCGCCCCGCCGGGTGCGACCATGGAACGGACCCAGAAGGCCGTAAATAAGGTGGAAGACTACTTTCTGGACCAGGAGAAAGGTAATGTAAAAGGTCTGTTCACCGTAGTCGGCTACAGCCATTCCGGCCGGGGCCAGAATGTGGCCATGGGCTTTATGAACCTTACGGACTGGTCCCTGCGTCACCGGCCCGACCAGAAAGCCGCCGCAATTGCAGGCCGGGCCATGGCCAGTATGTTCAGCATCAAGGACGCATCCGTCTATGCCTTTATTCCGCCGGCCATCCTGGCCCTGGGCGATGCCACCGGGTTTGACTTTGAGCTGGTGGATCGTGGGGGATTAGGTCATACTGCATTGATGAACGCCAGAAACCAGATGCTGGGAATGGCTGCTCAGAATCCCAAGCTGGTCGGTGTCCGCCCCAACGGATTGTCTGATGTGCCGCAGTACAAGCTGCACATTGATTATGAAAAGGCCGAAGCTTTGGGCGTGACCACGGCCAATATTACCAATGTGCTCCAGACCGCCTGGGGCTCATCCTATGTCAATGATTTCATGGACGGCAACCGGCTCAAAAAAGTATATATCCAGGGGGATCAAGGATCGCGCATGCTCCCCGAAGATATTGACAGATGGCATGTGCGGAATAACCAGGGCACCATGGTGCCGTTCTCTTCATTCACCTATGGCGAGTGGACCTATGGATCTCCAAGGTTGGAACGGTATAACGGCACCTCTTCGGTGGAGATATTAGGCGCACCGGCCCCGGGGGTTTCCTCGGGTGAAGCCATGACTATTGTTGAGGATATGGCCCAGAAACTGCCCAAGGGAATTTTTCTGGAATGGACGGGCCTCTCCTATGAAGAGCGGATGGCCGGTTCCCAGAGCGGAATGCTTTACGCCATATCCCTTTTGTTTGTGTTCCTGTGTCTGGCCGCCCTTTATGAGTCCTGGTCCATTCCATTTTCGGTCATGCTGGTTGTGCCTTTGGGTATTATCGGATCCGTGGTGGCCACCAAGTTGGCGGGATTAAGCAATGACGTCTATTTTCAGATTGCGCTGCTTACCACGGTGGGGCTTGCAGCCAAAAATGCCATTCTCATTGTCGAGTTTGCAAAAAGTCTGTACGAAAGCGGGATTGAACTGGTTCAATCGGCAGTCATAGCCGCAGAGCTCAGGCTTCGACCCATCCTGATGACCTCCTTTGCGTTTATTCTGGGTGTGACACCGCTTGCCATTTCCGACGGTGCGGGTTCTGCCAGCCAGAACGCCATCGGCATCGGTGTTATCGGCGGCATGCTGGCAGCCACAACCCTGGCGATTATCTTTGTTCCTCTCTTTTTCGTCCTCATTGAACGAGGCAGTGAAAAGAAAAAACAGGCCAAAATAGGCCAAGGAGAATGA
- a CDS encoding efflux transporter outer membrane subunit, with protein MMIYRLITVILAALILFTAGCSFIPEYRPPEMPVSDAWSGTDPKEDALSGHAAADIVYQDYFTSRTLQEIIAMALENNRDLKVALLNIEQAKAAYRIQKSDELPVIAGSTGLNRQGIAEDSSSLGKPYTTDTSMSVGLGLTAYELDLFGRVKSLSQSALETYLATREAASSTRIALVAQTADAYVNLLAQRKLQHLAEETYKAQKSTYDVIKTQYDAGSTDQLALAQAATSTESAKASIYEYKRLVSQAENALVYLAGPGVYDLINAFAPPPSETIDDIGVLTQLPAGLPSQILLDRPDIQAAEHQLKAANADIGAARAAMYPTISLTGSFGFAAQGLSYLFDPSRSLSWAFSPNLTIPIFNREGLKASLDVATVGEKIAAAQYEGAIQTAFREVADQLAARKHYKGQLDAQNALVSASQKAYDLSKARYDNGVDDFLTVLDSQRSLFSAEQGAIVLKQAYLSNLINLYKVMGGGKIDTSNAN; from the coding sequence ATGATGATATATAGATTAATTACGGTAATCCTTGCCGCTCTCATACTTTTTACTGCCGGCTGCTCATTTATTCCAGAATACAGACCGCCGGAAATGCCGGTGTCCGACGCCTGGTCAGGCACAGACCCAAAAGAAGATGCACTGTCCGGCCACGCCGCAGCAGATATCGTCTACCAGGATTACTTTACTTCCCGGACCTTGCAGGAGATCATTGCCATGGCTCTGGAAAACAACCGTGATCTGAAGGTGGCTCTGCTTAATATTGAACAGGCAAAGGCTGCCTACAGGATACAGAAATCCGATGAACTGCCTGTCATTGCAGGCAGCACAGGCTTAAACCGCCAGGGTATTGCCGAAGACAGCAGTTCTTTGGGAAAGCCGTATACCACAGATACATCCATGAGTGTGGGACTGGGCCTCACGGCCTATGAACTTGATCTTTTCGGCCGGGTTAAAAGCCTGAGCCAAAGTGCGCTTGAAACCTATCTTGCGACCCGGGAAGCGGCATCAAGCACCCGCATTGCCCTGGTGGCGCAAACCGCAGACGCTTATGTCAACCTTTTGGCCCAAAGAAAGCTGCAGCATCTTGCCGAGGAGACCTACAAGGCCCAGAAATCCACATATGATGTAATCAAGACCCAGTATGACGCAGGCTCCACAGACCAGCTTGCCCTGGCCCAGGCCGCAACATCCACAGAGAGTGCCAAAGCCTCCATTTACGAGTACAAACGGCTGGTCTCCCAGGCGGAAAACGCCCTGGTGTACCTTGCAGGCCCCGGGGTATATGATCTTATCAATGCCTTTGCCCCCCCCCCTTCTGAAACAATTGACGACATCGGCGTTCTGACTCAACTGCCGGCGGGGCTTCCCTCTCAAATTCTCCTGGATAGACCGGATATCCAGGCTGCTGAGCATCAGTTAAAGGCTGCGAATGCAGACATTGGCGCGGCCCGGGCAGCCATGTATCCCACCATAAGCCTGACCGGCTCCTTCGGGTTTGCCGCCCAGGGGCTTTCCTATCTGTTTGATCCGTCCAGAAGCCTTTCCTGGGCCTTTTCTCCCAATCTCACCATTCCCATCTTCAATCGGGAAGGGCTCAAGGCCAGCCTGGATGTCGCCACTGTTGGCGAAAAAATTGCGGCAGCCCAGTATGAAGGCGCCATTCAGACAGCCTTCAGGGAAGTGGCAGACCAGCTGGCGGCGCGCAAACACTACAAAGGTCAGCTGGATGCCCAGAATGCATTGGTGTCGGCCAGCCAGAAAGCTTACGATCTGTCCAAGGCCAGGTATGACAACGGCGTAGATGATTTCCTCACGGTTCTGGATTCCCAGCGCTCCCTATTCAGCGCTGAGCAGGGAGCCATTGTCCTGAAGCAGGCTTACTTAAGCAATTTGATTAACCTTTACAAGGTCATGGGCGGCGGAAAAATCGATACGTCCAACGCCAATTAA
- a CDS encoding catalase — translation MKDQNNKLTTNAGAPVPDNQNVMTAGPRGPQLLQDVWYLEKMAHFDREVIPERRMHAKGSGAYGTFTVTHDITQYTRAKIFSEIGKKTQLFARFSTVAGERGAADAERDIRGFALKFYTEEGNWDMVGNNTPVFFLRDPLKFPDLNHVVHRDPRTNLRSAKNNWDFWTSLPEALHQVTVVMSDRGIPASFRNMHGFGSHTFSFINAKNERYWCKFHFRTQQGIKNLTDKEAEAVIGKCRESNQRDLYYSIENGEFPRWTMFVQIMTEEEATKLPYNPFDLTKVWYKKDFPLIEVGFFELNKNPENYFAEVEQSAFNPASVVPGISFSPDKMLQGRLFSYGDTQRYRLGVNHHLIPVNKARCPFHSYHRDGQMRVDGNYGSTLGYEPNSYGEWQEQPDFSEPPLALSGAATHWNAREDDSDYYTQPGKLFRLMSNEQQEVLFGNTARAMDDAPEMIKIRHIGNCLKADPAYGEGVAKALGISLDKVPK, via the coding sequence ATGAAGGATCAGAACAATAAGCTCACAACCAATGCTGGGGCTCCGGTACCGGACAATCAGAACGTCATGACCGCTGGTCCTCGCGGCCCTCAGTTGCTCCAGGATGTCTGGTACCTGGAAAAAATGGCCCATTTTGATAGAGAGGTAATTCCCGAGCGACGGATGCATGCTAAGGGTTCCGGAGCTTATGGAACTTTCACCGTAACCCACGACATCACCCAATACACCCGCGCCAAGATCTTTTCTGAGATCGGTAAAAAAACTCAATTGTTTGCACGCTTTTCCACCGTGGCCGGAGAACGGGGCGCTGCAGACGCAGAGCGTGATATTCGTGGTTTTGCACTTAAATTTTACACCGAGGAAGGCAACTGGGATATGGTGGGGAATAATACACCGGTCTTCTTTTTACGCGATCCTCTCAAATTTCCAGACCTTAACCATGTCGTACATCGTGACCCTCGCACCAACCTCCGCAGTGCTAAAAACAACTGGGATTTTTGGACTTCCCTGCCCGAGGCATTGCATCAAGTGACAGTGGTTATGAGTGATCGCGGAATTCCAGCAAGCTTCCGCAATATGCATGGATTCGGCAGTCATACATTCAGCTTTATTAACGCTAAAAACGAGCGTTACTGGTGCAAATTTCATTTCCGCACCCAACAGGGCATCAAAAACCTAACCGATAAGGAAGCTGAAGCAGTAATCGGGAAATGTCGTGAAAGCAATCAACGCGACCTATACTACAGTATTGAGAATGGAGAATTCCCGCGCTGGACCATGTTTGTCCAGATTATGACCGAAGAAGAGGCCACCAAGCTTCCTTACAATCCTTTTGATTTGACGAAAGTCTGGTACAAAAAGGATTTCCCGCTAATTGAGGTCGGTTTTTTTGAGCTTAACAAAAACCCGGAGAATTATTTTGCTGAAGTCGAACAATCGGCTTTCAATCCAGCCAGTGTGGTTCCGGGGATTAGCTTCTCGCCAGATAAGATGCTTCAGGGCAGACTTTTTTCCTATGGAGATACTCAACGTTACCGGTTAGGTGTCAATCACCATCTCATCCCGGTAAACAAAGCCCGTTGTCCCTTCCATAGTTACCACCGCGACGGTCAAATGCGGGTGGACGGCAATTATGGTTCAACCCTTGGCTACGAGCCAAACAGCTATGGTGAATGGCAAGAACAGCCAGACTTCTCCGAGCCGCCTCTGGCATTGAGCGGTGCAGCAACTCACTGGAACGCACGCGAGGATGACAGTGATTACTATACCCAGCCCGGAAAGCTTTTTCGTTTGATGAGTAATGAGCAACAGGAGGTTCTGTTTGGCAACACTGCCCGTGCAATGGACGATGCCCCGGAGATGATTAAAATCCGTCATATCGGCAACTGTTTGAAGGCCGATCCGGCCTACGGAGAAGGAGTGGCCAAGGCACTGGGCATTTCGTTGGACAAAGTTCCAAAATAG
- a CDS encoding alpha/beta hydrolase, which yields MKKSHTNPYAALDQPQVLQFLFHPRRDTSKKAVSEKEHFIPVDQDIEVGAAFHLADRSFPNILFFHGNGEIVSDYDDLGPIFNRMGINFLVVDYRGYGKSSGSPTVFSMLLDCHTILDFVVNELKNLNFTGSLTVMGRSLGSASALELAATRQDSIDRLIIESGFAHAAPLLKTLGLDPDMIGFQESQGFGNADKIKHWNKPLLIIHAQFDHIIDFSQGEVLYNLCPSADKDLLMIPGANHNDIFIKGFDMYLNSLKNFLLPPDL from the coding sequence ATGAAAAAAAGTCATACCAATCCATACGCGGCCCTGGATCAGCCCCAGGTGCTTCAATTTTTGTTTCACCCAAGGCGTGATACTTCGAAAAAGGCAGTTTCCGAAAAGGAGCATTTTATTCCGGTTGATCAGGATATTGAAGTCGGAGCGGCCTTTCACCTCGCAGATCGGTCATTTCCCAACATCCTTTTCTTTCACGGCAATGGCGAGATCGTATCCGACTATGATGATCTTGGCCCCATTTTCAACCGTATGGGCATCAACTTCCTGGTGGTGGATTACCGGGGATACGGTAAATCCTCAGGCTCGCCCACGGTCTTTTCAATGCTTCTGGACTGCCACACAATTCTGGATTTTGTCGTTAACGAACTTAAAAATCTCAATTTCACAGGTTCTCTTACTGTTATGGGCCGTTCCCTTGGGAGTGCATCGGCTCTGGAGTTGGCTGCCACCCGCCAGGACAGCATTGACAGGCTGATCATCGAAAGCGGATTTGCCCATGCAGCCCCGCTTTTGAAAACCCTTGGGCTTGATCCTGACATGATCGGTTTTCAGGAATCACAAGGATTCGGCAATGCCGATAAAATCAAGCATTGGAACAAACCGCTTTTAATTATTCATGCACAGTTTGACCATATTATCGACTTTTCACAAGGAGAAGTGCTTTATAACCTTTGCCCGTCTGCCGACAAAGACCTTTTGATGATTCCCGGCGCAAATCACAACGATATTTTTATTAAGGGGTTTGATATGTATTTAAACAGCCTGAAAAATTTTCTCCTTCCACCGGACTTGTAG
- a CDS encoding amidohydrolase family protein encodes MTALYKGHFIDTPTPGQFRVRKDAIAIVEDGKLLSLEREVPAQFSSLPVKDSGAGVVIPSFIDLHVHAPQHMQMGVGLTLGLLDWLENHTFPRESRFADEAYARSLYPLFAAELLRQGSLRSVVYGTVHLESTLILAQALEKAGLIAFVGKVNMDRNAPDDLKETSEASFKGSEEFCRRLAGQGRVRPIVTPRFAPSCTKKLMKELGRLSQRLNLPVQSHLAETLTEAQWVSQLFPESRSYTDVYNDCGLLGPASLMAHAIFLNDEEINLIMERESTLVHCPSANINLGSGIMPLGRYLDRGVNLGLGSDVGAGHTLAMYRSVVQAVQASTLLRILRPEENHRAVTLSEAFYLATMGNGKFFTRQGWVPCGAFEPGMSFDALAIDMGLPEAVDLSPLNQLERFLYAGDDRHIKTRILAGRQL; translated from the coding sequence TTGACAGCATTATATAAAGGCCATTTTATCGACACGCCCACACCGGGGCAGTTCAGGGTAAGAAAAGATGCTATCGCCATCGTTGAGGATGGCAAGCTCCTCTCCCTGGAGAGGGAGGTACCGGCTCAGTTTTCGTCTCTTCCTGTAAAGGACTCGGGAGCGGGGGTGGTTATTCCTTCTTTTATTGATCTCCATGTCCATGCGCCCCAGCATATGCAGATGGGGGTGGGGCTGACTCTCGGACTGCTCGATTGGCTGGAAAATCATACGTTTCCCCGGGAGTCCCGCTTTGCCGACGAAGCGTATGCCCGGTCGCTTTATCCCTTGTTTGCCGCCGAACTGCTGCGGCAGGGCAGCCTCCGGTCTGTGGTTTACGGTACGGTTCATTTGGAATCGACCCTGATTCTGGCGCAAGCCCTGGAAAAGGCCGGACTGATTGCTTTTGTGGGCAAGGTCAACATGGATCGGAATGCGCCCGATGATCTTAAGGAGACCTCCGAAGCCTCCTTCAAAGGCAGTGAGGAATTCTGCCGGAGATTGGCGGGTCAGGGCAGGGTCCGGCCCATAGTTACCCCTCGTTTTGCGCCGAGCTGCACGAAAAAGCTCATGAAAGAGTTGGGCCGGCTCTCTCAACGGTTGAATCTGCCGGTCCAGTCTCATCTTGCCGAAACCCTCACCGAAGCGCAATGGGTCTCCCAGCTCTTCCCGGAAAGTCGCAGCTATACCGATGTGTATAATGACTGCGGCCTCCTGGGACCGGCGAGTTTGATGGCCCACGCCATCTTCTTAAATGATGAGGAGATCAATCTGATCATGGAGCGGGAATCCACACTGGTTCACTGCCCCAGCGCCAATATCAATTTGGGCAGCGGCATCATGCCTCTGGGACGTTATTTGGACAGGGGTGTCAACCTGGGGCTGGGTTCCGATGTGGGCGCCGGGCACACCCTTGCCATGTATCGCTCGGTTGTTCAAGCGGTACAGGCTTCCACGCTGCTTCGGATTTTGCGGCCCGAAGAGAATCACAGAGCGGTAACCCTTTCGGAAGCCTTTTATTTGGCCACCATGGGAAATGGTAAATTTTTCACCCGCCAGGGATGGGTGCCTTGCGGTGCCTTTGAGCCGGGCATGAGTTTTGACGCCCTTGCCATTGATATGGGACTGCCTGAAGCGGTAGATTTGTCTCCCCTCAATCAATTGGAGCGGTTCCTTTACGCCGGAGACGACAGGCATATTAAAACAAGGATTTTAGCAGGTAGGCAATTATGA